One genomic segment of bacterium includes these proteins:
- a CDS encoding thioredoxin family protein → MERLAEGLKLKLGNPAPYFSLKATDGRVYSLADFANKQVLVTIFTCNHCPYAQAYETRLVELARFYQPRGVQFIAICANNADAYPEDSFEKMVEKAKALALPYPYLQDVDQNVAKAYDAQCTPEVYMFNAERKLIYHGRIDDNYQEPEKVTVHSLRDALDAVLSGEAPNPALTSAVGCSIKWK, encoded by the coding sequence ATGGAACGTCTCGCCGAAGGTCTTAAATTAAAACTCGGAAATCCCGCACCATATTTTAGCCTCAAAGCAACTGATGGGCGCGTCTACTCATTAGCTGACTTTGCCAATAAGCAAGTTTTAGTAACGATTTTCACTTGCAATCATTGCCCCTACGCTCAAGCTTACGAAACTCGGCTTGTCGAACTTGCGCGATTTTATCAACCTCGCGGTGTGCAGTTTATTGCCATCTGCGCAAATAACGCCGATGCCTACCCTGAAGATAGTTTTGAGAAAATGGTTGAGAAGGCAAAAGCCTTGGCCTTACCTTATCCTTACCTCCAAGACGTCGATCAAAATGTTGCCAAAGCCTACGACGCCCAATGCACACCAGAAGTTTATATGTTTAATGCCGAACGAAAATTAATTTATCACGGCCGTATCGATGATAATTATCAAGAGCCAGAGAAAGTGACCGTCCATTCACTACGCGATGCCTTAGATGCTGTTTTGTCAGGTGAAGCTCCCAATCCAGCGCTAACATCCGCTGTGGGCTGCTCGATTAAATGGAAATAG
- the tkt gene encoding transketolase, translated as MKLSDSELKLISDTIAMVSADGVEKAKSGHPGMPMGAADVAAVLWFEYLQLNPRDTQWINRDRFVLSNGHGSMLLYALLALSGTGLTLEDLKSFRQLHSKTAGHPEFHLTPGVEATTGPLGQGISNAVGMAIGEKLLAAQMNTASEEIISHRVFCMVGDGCLMEGISSEASSIAGHLGLGNLIVLFDDNHISIAGDTKLAFTEDVLKRYEAYGWQTARVDGHNYAEIRQALAAAVQDQNRPSIIACRTIIGKDAPHKANTGEVHGSPLGKDELEATKKIKAWPLEPSFYVPDQVKEFFCKRAGEWQENYDAWQKKFSSWKSQNAEKAERLTQRLNRTIPKNLDQKFLSVVPSDGKAISTRKLSSDILQVAAKELEFLVGGSADLEPSCLTLIKDSTDVQSGQFTGRNLRFGVREHAMGAIGNGLAYYGGFIPYGSTFLCFFDYQKPSVRLAALSELQNLFIYTHDSIFLGEDGPTHQPIEHVNALRMIPNMRVFRPADGLEVAVAYAQALEHQNGPAALILTRQNLEPIKRSANVTAQNVRCGGYVVLEAGAANLPLCVLVATGSEVSLACKTVELLPKTYRYRVVSMPCVEIFKSQDRKYRDEVIPKTAKIATLEAGSTFGWLQHVEGNSQSTLTVGIDSFGASAPAEALAEYFGFTPQKVAERIEKELL; from the coding sequence ATGAAATTATCCGATTCAGAATTAAAACTTATTTCCGATACGATTGCCATGGTCTCCGCTGATGGCGTTGAAAAAGCAAAATCTGGCCATCCAGGTATGCCGATGGGGGCGGCCGATGTTGCCGCAGTTCTTTGGTTTGAATATCTCCAGTTGAATCCGCGCGATACTCAATGGATCAATCGCGACCGTTTTGTGCTCTCGAATGGTCACGGATCGATGTTGCTTTATGCTCTACTTGCGTTGTCAGGCACTGGGCTGACGCTTGAGGATTTGAAATCATTTCGCCAGCTGCATAGTAAAACTGCAGGGCATCCAGAGTTTCACTTAACTCCTGGTGTTGAAGCGACCACAGGACCACTGGGCCAAGGAATTTCAAATGCTGTCGGAATGGCCATTGGTGAAAAACTACTTGCAGCGCAAATGAATACAGCAAGTGAAGAAATTATTTCACACCGTGTTTTTTGTATGGTCGGCGACGGTTGTTTAATGGAAGGCATCAGTAGCGAAGCTTCTTCAATCGCGGGACACCTTGGGCTGGGCAACTTGATAGTGCTCTTTGACGACAATCATATTAGTATTGCCGGAGACACGAAGCTGGCGTTTACGGAAGATGTGCTTAAGCGTTACGAAGCTTATGGCTGGCAAACTGCACGAGTTGATGGGCATAATTATGCAGAAATTCGCCAGGCTTTAGCAGCTGCAGTGCAAGATCAAAACCGACCGAGCATCATTGCTTGTCGAACAATTATTGGCAAAGATGCCCCACACAAAGCTAATACCGGAGAAGTCCACGGATCGCCGCTCGGTAAGGACGAACTTGAAGCTACAAAGAAAATCAAGGCTTGGCCGCTTGAACCAAGTTTTTATGTGCCTGATCAGGTCAAAGAATTTTTCTGTAAGCGTGCTGGTGAATGGCAAGAAAATTATGATGCTTGGCAGAAAAAATTTTCTAGCTGGAAAAGTCAAAACGCGGAAAAAGCTGAGCGCCTCACCCAGCGCTTAAATCGCACAATCCCAAAAAACTTAGATCAAAAATTTCTTAGCGTTGTGCCTAGTGATGGCAAGGCAATTTCTACTCGTAAATTATCCTCGGACATTTTGCAGGTTGCTGCCAAGGAACTGGAATTTCTGGTTGGCGGGTCTGCGGATCTCGAACCTTCGTGTTTGACTTTGATTAAAGATTCAACCGATGTGCAGAGCGGTCAATTTACGGGAAGGAACTTGCGCTTCGGAGTTCGTGAACATGCGATGGGCGCAATCGGTAACGGGCTTGCTTATTATGGCGGCTTTATCCCTTATGGATCGACCTTTTTGTGCTTTTTTGACTATCAAAAGCCGAGTGTGCGTCTGGCTGCTTTATCTGAATTACAAAATCTATTCATTTACACGCACGACAGTATCTTTCTGGGTGAAGACGGACCAACGCACCAACCAATTGAGCACGTCAACGCGCTGCGGATGATTCCGAACATGCGTGTTTTTCGACCAGCTGATGGACTTGAGGTTGCAGTGGCTTATGCGCAAGCATTAGAACATCAAAATGGTCCCGCTGCGCTAATCCTCACCCGGCAGAATTTAGAACCAATTAAACGTAGTGCAAATGTTACTGCGCAAAACGTGCGTTGTGGCGGATATGTTGTTCTTGAAGCCGGCGCTGCAAACTTGCCGCTTTGTGTGCTTGTTGCCACCGGCTCTGAGGTTAGTTTAGCTTGTAAGACAGTTGAATTATTGCCCAAGACCTATCGATATCGCGTGGTCTCAATGCCCTGTGTTGAAATATTCAAATCACAAGACCGGAAGTATCGTGACGAAGTTATCCCGAAGACAGCTAAAATCGCGACCCTTGAAGCTGGGTCGACATTTGGCTGGTTACAGCATGTCGAAGGTAACTCGCAGAGCACTTTAACGGTCGGCATCGATAGCTTTGGCGCCTCGGCTCCGGCTGAAGCTTTAGCCGAATACTTCGGCTTTACGCCGCAGAAAGTGGCAGAAAGGATCGAGAAAGAATTGCTCTAA
- a CDS encoding class I SAM-dependent methyltransferase: protein MTQAEKILFYKKKLPKFIWRLLRRQLWNNFWIAEEEQQRQLHQGVLPGPIRDTERAKLIEAILEQYPFRSLLEIGASYGTNFHTLGKLLPEVEFLGIDQDKMRIDAGNIQLQAAGLKHCKLDRCSAQSLARRFPENSYDLVISSACMLYIPPDDISLVLSNMLAIARQSVILLEQHLPGLSQDQRCEEQGRWPYFLRDYLAYFKTLTTAGKTTVFKVPNPIWPNEKWKEYGSVIVVSKKKA from the coding sequence GTGACGCAGGCTGAAAAAATTCTCTTCTACAAGAAAAAATTACCCAAGTTTATTTGGAGACTACTGCGTCGCCAATTATGGAATAACTTCTGGATCGCCGAAGAAGAGCAGCAACGCCAACTCCATCAAGGAGTTTTGCCCGGGCCAATTCGCGACACTGAAAGGGCAAAGCTGATAGAAGCAATTCTCGAGCAGTATCCATTTAGGTCCTTACTAGAAATTGGTGCTTCTTATGGGACAAATTTTCACACTTTGGGAAAACTCCTTCCTGAAGTTGAATTTCTCGGCATCGATCAAGACAAAATGCGGATTGATGCGGGAAATATTCAGCTTCAAGCAGCTGGTCTTAAGCATTGCAAATTAGATCGATGTTCGGCCCAGAGCTTGGCGCGACGCTTTCCGGAGAATTCCTACGATTTGGTGATTTCGTCTGCGTGCATGCTTTATATTCCACCAGATGACATTAGCTTAGTGCTTTCCAACATGTTGGCAATTGCGAGGCAATCAGTGATTTTACTTGAGCAGCATCTGCCTGGGCTTAGTCAAGACCAGCGCTGCGAGGAGCAGGGACGTTGGCCTTATTTTTTAAGAGATTATCTAGCTTACTTTAAAACCCTGACTACGGCAGGCAAAACTACTGTGTTTAAAGTTCCAAATCCTATCTGGCCAAACGAGAAGTGGAAAGAGTATGGATCAGTGATTGTTGTCTCCAAGAAGAAGGCTTAA
- a CDS encoding TIGR00730 family Rossman fold protein yields the protein MQEDKGQRRRRLTDRLNILRDRIRFIEQELLEYTNDFYRVCIFGSARIKQDDELYKITEELAHLLGHQGIDVLTGGGPGLMEAANKGLTEGRNETRSKSKSFGLSIQGGIEAKHTNMHLDIKQHHRTFSTRLDDFMRLSNAVVVMPGGIGTLLELYFFWQLLQIGHLTSRPIILIHAKFWQGLLDWMRKQQIDRGLVGPTDMRWIHVVETPAEALAIIKVEHQKFLDRKEAIT from the coding sequence ATGCAAGAAGACAAAGGCCAGCGCCGTAGGCGTCTTACCGATCGCTTAAATATCCTCCGCGATCGCATCCGTTTTATCGAACAAGAACTTTTAGAATACACCAATGACTTTTACCGCGTTTGCATCTTTGGCAGCGCCCGCATTAAGCAAGATGATGAGCTTTACAAAATCACAGAAGAGCTTGCGCACCTACTTGGCCATCAAGGCATTGACGTGCTCACGGGCGGTGGACCAGGACTAATGGAGGCTGCAAATAAAGGCTTAACTGAAGGGCGCAATGAAACGCGCAGCAAATCGAAGTCGTTCGGGCTTTCGATCCAAGGCGGGATTGAAGCCAAACATACCAACATGCATCTCGATATTAAACAACATCACCGCACATTTTCTACACGCCTCGACGACTTCATGCGCCTTTCCAATGCAGTAGTTGTCATGCCTGGAGGCATTGGCACACTGCTGGAGCTTTATTTCTTTTGGCAGTTACTGCAAATCGGACACCTCACAAGTCGGCCAATTATTTTAATCCATGCAAAATTCTGGCAAGGGCTACTCGACTGGATGCGCAAGCAGCAAATCGACCGTGGGCTTGTCGGCCCAACTGACATGCGTTGGATTCATGTCGTAGAAACCCCCGCAGAGGCTTTAGCAATTATTAAAGT
- a CDS encoding GIY-YIG nuclease family protein: MKISYVYILSNAWNTVLYIGVTADLINRVLQHRMGLKSGFAHKYCTSKLVYFEEFFDIYHAFEREKQLKRWGRKKKLELISKCNYAMRDLFEELNQGVNKPA; encoded by the coding sequence ATGAAAATCAGTTACGTATATATTTTATCTAACGCTTGGAACACGGTGCTGTATATTGGAGTTACAGCAGATCTAATTAACAGAGTTTTACAGCACAGAATGGGCCTAAAATCGGGATTTGCGCACAAATACTGCACTAGTAAACTAGTATATTTTGAGGAATTCTTCGACATTTATCATGCCTTCGAAAGAGAGAAACAGCTCAAGCGCTGGGGGCGAAAGAAAAAGCTAGAACTCATAAGCAAATGTAACTATGCGATGCGAGATCTATTCGAAGAGCTAAATCAAGGAGTGAATAAGCCAGCCTAA
- a CDS encoding DUF4225 domain-containing protein, with protein MADYVSAGTEMAAMLQTAGYFAQSEILAHLGWMFDQIGVVILLGCAIFAIVSFVVYGRADATKWFLLGPPLFIWILSSRIEAHGTKWQFGTFDRGTPNAAEVFPSMEGKQIKVSWAFHQWDLFVSELSRQLIDMLTKSSEKPDLLFNVRQQVMDKVMSSRVADPGLLELIHLSMRGQCAENTNLIQRMVDIETQDLYRKYKNPTDRGGLSPEEVRAAEALERDWNATKYQLDLKSGSRENKLSESARNYVRGNLTIIEKTGTASASAPTDVSYDECIGITGTELAKMNLDLACSNGAACTEEPSEFYDNVSCAHIWNWVYLGAKQEACGAITEAIDGSLTTNAQQPELRVEVAKELLSKLTNGSGGEAPSAYLPQIVAGYFIRNELTRDPSRNWASTLHQHLSIDGIEYDYKIKTEYENNVPGDFSKNEDIYKGSRLLREALDSYTHRFTLYSTAMAMPYFQGVLLYILALLFPFFCIFILVPGFAGAFFIWPALWMWVKFWDVGFAMVKVLDEFLWEIMPHANYDWRSAMEGTGEITRAPVDALRVAFGYDPGYSLSNYYHILSVALVSIPVVFGQAILGGKAALVSPFLNGAKALGQKRGADADMMYGSYQAGVIDKLREKYAVKTVKNRLRKGQVARTGRRELLGIKEQIDATEASQSQNLINGGVGMVLGGVATVAGVICCFTGVGAVVGAPLIGAGVGAMASSGMSTAGAMIDKRRLANQGRAGYTKLNARMLYQDLQKDRSYQAFDMYRAAVTDRIEFWNLPDVDSQSIAKLATFATEMQAKTGSIDTHQIGKMLGDTAELAEIGSWFSGKGGGPKPGGVGTP; from the coding sequence ATGGCTGACTACGTATCCGCCGGAACAGAAATGGCAGCAATGCTACAGACTGCAGGTTACTTCGCGCAATCTGAAATTCTTGCCCACTTAGGCTGGATGTTTGATCAAATTGGCGTAGTGATTCTACTAGGCTGCGCAATTTTTGCCATAGTCTCTTTTGTTGTTTACGGGCGTGCCGATGCGACAAAATGGTTCTTATTGGGACCACCGCTATTTATTTGGATCCTCAGTTCTCGTATCGAAGCGCATGGAACTAAATGGCAGTTTGGTACCTTCGACCGCGGTACTCCTAATGCAGCAGAAGTCTTTCCTTCGATGGAAGGTAAACAGATTAAAGTCTCCTGGGCCTTCCATCAGTGGGATTTATTTGTCTCTGAGCTTTCACGCCAACTGATCGACATGTTGACCAAGAGTAGCGAAAAGCCAGATTTGCTTTTTAATGTACGTCAGCAAGTTATGGATAAAGTGATGTCATCGCGTGTTGCCGATCCGGGATTACTTGAATTAATCCATCTAAGCATGCGCGGACAGTGCGCTGAGAATACGAATTTAATTCAACGCATGGTCGATATCGAAACGCAAGATTTGTACAGGAAATATAAAAACCCAACCGACCGTGGCGGATTAAGTCCAGAGGAAGTAAGAGCGGCTGAGGCTTTAGAGCGCGATTGGAATGCGACCAAGTATCAGCTCGATCTTAAAAGCGGTTCGCGTGAAAATAAACTTAGCGAATCGGCGCGAAACTATGTCCGTGGGAACTTAACAATTATTGAGAAGACAGGAACTGCAAGTGCCAGTGCTCCAACGGATGTCTCCTATGATGAGTGCATTGGTATAACTGGAACAGAATTAGCGAAAATGAATTTGGATCTTGCCTGTTCAAACGGAGCTGCTTGCACTGAGGAGCCGAGTGAGTTTTACGATAATGTTTCCTGCGCTCATATCTGGAATTGGGTTTATCTCGGTGCTAAGCAAGAAGCTTGTGGTGCGATTACCGAAGCGATTGACGGGAGTTTGACCACTAACGCTCAGCAGCCAGAATTGCGTGTAGAAGTAGCTAAAGAACTTTTGAGTAAGTTGACTAACGGTTCTGGAGGCGAGGCCCCCTCAGCCTATTTGCCACAGATTGTTGCCGGTTATTTTATTCGGAATGAGCTGACTCGTGACCCAAGTCGCAACTGGGCAAGCACCTTGCACCAACACCTCAGTATTGACGGCATTGAATACGATTATAAAATCAAAACCGAGTACGAAAATAATGTGCCGGGGGACTTCAGTAAAAATGAGGATATCTATAAAGGTTCGCGACTTTTACGTGAAGCACTAGATTCTTATACGCATCGCTTTACACTTTACAGCACGGCTATGGCGATGCCCTACTTTCAAGGTGTATTGCTTTATATACTCGCACTACTATTTCCGTTCTTCTGTATTTTTATTCTTGTTCCAGGTTTTGCCGGGGCATTCTTTATTTGGCCTGCGCTTTGGATGTGGGTGAAATTCTGGGATGTCGGGTTTGCAATGGTTAAGGTCCTCGATGAATTTCTCTGGGAAATTATGCCACACGCAAATTACGATTGGCGCTCTGCGATGGAAGGCACCGGAGAGATTACGCGAGCACCGGTTGATGCCTTGCGTGTAGCTTTTGGTTATGATCCGGGTTACAGCCTCTCAAATTACTACCACATTCTTTCTGTTGCGCTTGTGAGTATCCCTGTAGTTTTTGGACAGGCGATTCTTGGCGGCAAAGCCGCACTAGTGTCTCCATTTTTAAATGGCGCTAAGGCGCTTGGGCAGAAGCGTGGCGCAGATGCAGACATGATGTACGGTTCATATCAGGCAGGTGTTATCGATAAACTGCGTGAAAAATACGCGGTAAAAACAGTTAAAAACCGCCTTCGTAAAGGCCAAGTCGCTCGAACAGGGCGTAGGGAACTCCTTGGAATTAAAGAACAAATTGATGCCACCGAAGCAAGTCAGTCGCAAAACCTGATTAATGGTGGGGTAGGGATGGTGCTAGGCGGAGTAGCTACAGTCGCTGGAGTTATCTGCTGTTTTACTGGAGTGGGTGCTGTGGTTGGAGCACCGTTAATCGGTGCAGGAGTAGGTGCGATGGCTAGTTCAGGAATGTCTACAGCAGGGGCAATGATTGATAAGCGTCGTTTAGCAAATCAAGGGCGAGCTGGTTACACGAAATTAAATGCAAGAATGTTATACCAAGATTTACAGAAAGACCGCAGTTATCAGGCCTTTGATATGTATCGTGCAGCAGTTACTGACCGTATTGAGTTTTGGAACTTGCCGGATGTTGACAGTCAATCAATAGCTAAGTTGGCAACTTTTGCGACAGAGATGCAAGCAAAAACTGGCAGCATCGATACACATCAGATCGGGAAAATGCTGGGAGATACTGCTGAGCTAGCTGAAATTGGATCATGGTTTTCTGGCAAGGGTGGTGGACCTAAACCAGGTGGAGTTGGGACACCGTAA
- a CDS encoding conjugal transfer protein TraG N-terminal domain-containing protein encodes MPDPVNSIESGSLGTAGSLIAAALETGGHYLQSGIIDTFSQGLSNEIGAVLYIAAAIGAIMTVALGGRYLHAMWFIAGPILFQAVVFSRTPSIGPSFSMGQRPITMDEKKAALNEAIDSPSLELLKQAKVSVFFSTWVQIVDSVNQGLIKVIFQIKDQDQLQFLLQSQIYAAMLNSRIEDPALQTLTKLVLLKECAPYVSAARSAYDDNLTTKNQLEAQGLMRDYGAFPVSLDTHPYLRQFMDSPFAKSMFENPNAECKDPHIAGKTNIACADIWNLAFCSLKQEARRMVLDTMSSVPQEVTDASVMQAILKKLNPDTAAHTPAEQFNIVYNAVAARMMNKALKELNPGSQYLLADRDFKLANDQVFSVNKIVSKINVPERYKGVGDFLEAMLALPYVQGMLLFYLSLAFPFFALALIIPGRYELFLAWMALWAWVKSWDVGMAAVMLLEKILWSTLPGTHAIDDRFAEDPGLVFKQVLGSDPLYSMNTHYLIIAGAMAAVPVLTGFIVKRGAGEIIDAVGNSMGKFAGRIGNAMRDYESSIHAQNEVALMAKKKEDAVMAARGGAFARASDAYEKRMVLSSASQASKGGIVNNVLINPKSVLQGQSTKSANIAGSIMDFEMANNVYKASISKDVLKHAWSAVSYGWYNHDFQDEPVWDYKRKFELAKLGQFERKGYSEPFKWFTDVAYQGKEVRGVGDIYAQIPRELTVMAGLFSSGSPASFVLQPLYTHQITSTIAHEQRPDLRRDGMDLANVVQRSTYSGTRIDGGDIMLGRSENRMTKYQDRAENDQYIAYQRKYLGTGGGIEGR; translated from the coding sequence ATGCCGGATCCAGTCAATAGCATCGAATCAGGATCTTTAGGAACAGCAGGTTCTCTGATTGCTGCCGCCTTGGAAACTGGCGGGCATTATCTCCAATCCGGAATAATTGATACTTTCTCGCAGGGACTTTCCAATGAAATTGGCGCCGTGCTCTATATCGCTGCAGCAATTGGCGCAATTATGACTGTTGCCCTTGGCGGCAGATATCTGCACGCAATGTGGTTTATCGCTGGGCCAATTCTTTTTCAAGCAGTTGTTTTTTCGCGCACCCCTTCAATTGGCCCATCCTTTTCGATGGGGCAGCGGCCAATTACCATGGACGAGAAAAAAGCTGCGTTGAATGAAGCGATTGATAGCCCCTCGTTGGAACTGCTCAAGCAAGCGAAAGTTTCAGTGTTTTTTAGCACCTGGGTGCAAATTGTAGATAGTGTCAACCAGGGCTTGATTAAGGTTATTTTTCAAATCAAGGATCAAGATCAATTACAATTCTTATTACAAAGCCAAATTTATGCAGCGATGCTCAATTCCCGCATTGAAGATCCTGCACTTCAAACATTAACAAAGCTTGTCTTGCTCAAAGAATGTGCTCCCTATGTATCGGCCGCAAGAAGTGCTTATGACGATAACTTAACTACTAAAAATCAACTCGAAGCTCAGGGTTTAATGCGGGATTATGGGGCCTTCCCTGTGTCTTTAGATACGCACCCGTATTTAAGGCAGTTTATGGATTCACCTTTTGCAAAAAGCATGTTCGAGAATCCTAACGCTGAGTGTAAGGACCCACACATCGCAGGTAAAACAAATATAGCCTGCGCTGATATTTGGAATTTGGCATTTTGCTCACTGAAGCAAGAAGCGCGCAGAATGGTGCTAGATACGATGAGCTCAGTGCCGCAAGAAGTGACAGATGCATCTGTAATGCAAGCGATTTTAAAAAAGCTAAACCCTGACACTGCGGCGCACACTCCTGCTGAGCAATTTAACATTGTCTATAATGCAGTTGCTGCACGGATGATGAATAAAGCATTGAAGGAATTGAATCCAGGCTCGCAGTATTTGCTTGCCGACCGGGATTTTAAGCTGGCCAATGATCAAGTTTTTTCGGTCAATAAAATTGTTTCCAAAATTAACGTTCCAGAACGCTATAAAGGTGTCGGTGATTTTCTTGAGGCGATGTTAGCTCTGCCCTATGTGCAAGGCATGCTTCTATTTTATTTGTCACTTGCCTTTCCATTTTTTGCTTTAGCTTTGATCATTCCTGGTAGATATGAACTTTTCTTGGCTTGGATGGCTTTGTGGGCATGGGTTAAATCTTGGGATGTTGGCATGGCAGCAGTCATGCTCTTAGAGAAAATTCTCTGGTCAACCTTGCCCGGCACTCACGCAATTGATGATCGTTTTGCCGAAGATCCGGGGCTAGTCTTTAAGCAGGTGCTAGGGTCAGATCCACTTTACTCGATGAATACGCATTATCTAATTATTGCTGGAGCGATGGCCGCAGTGCCAGTGTTGACGGGATTTATCGTTAAACGCGGAGCCGGTGAAATTATTGATGCTGTTGGCAATAGTATGGGTAAGTTTGCTGGCCGCATCGGTAACGCAATGCGCGACTACGAATCTTCGATTCACGCCCAGAACGAAGTTGCCTTGATGGCTAAGAAAAAAGAAGATGCCGTGATGGCAGCCCGTGGCGGAGCATTTGCCCGCGCCTCAGACGCTTACGAGAAAAGAATGGTCCTTAGTAGCGCAAGCCAAGCCTCGAAAGGTGGTATTGTTAATAATGTCTTGATTAATCCTAAGTCAGTGCTGCAGGGACAATCTACTAAGAGCGCCAATATTGCCGGTTCAATTATGGACTTTGAAATGGCGAATAACGTCTATAAGGCAAGTATCTCTAAAGATGTCTTAAAGCATGCTTGGAGTGCGGTCTCTTACGGTTGGTATAACCACGATTTCCAAGACGAGCCGGTCTGGGATTACAAACGTAAATTCGAATTGGCGAAACTAGGTCAATTTGAGCGTAAGGGATATTCTGAACCTTTTAAGTGGTTTACCGATGTGGCTTATCAAGGGAAAGAAGTGCGAGGCGTAGGAGATATTTATGCACAAATTCCGCGAGAACTCACTGTGATGGCTGGGTTGTTCAGTAGTGGGAGTCCCGCGAGTTTCGTATTGCAGCCATTGTATACCCACCAAATTACTTCGACGATTGCGCACGAACAGCGCCCAGACCTACGCCGCGATGGTATGGACTTGGCTAACGTTGTCCAACGCAGCACTTACTCAGGGACTCGTATTGATGGAGGGGATATCATGCTCGGTCGATCTGAAAATCGCATGACTAAGTATCAAGATCGCGCTGAAAACGATCAGTATATCGCCTATCAGAGAAAATACTTAGGCACTGGTGGGGGAATTGAGGGAAGGTAA